In Candidatus Acidiferrales bacterium, one DNA window encodes the following:
- a CDS encoding SDR family oxidoreductase, translated as MPPQKSFTLITGASSGIGECFAGELAKRKHNLVLVARSASKLQKMSEELSRAEGIECRHLAVDLSVAGADEQVVAFTTGGGLQVDWLINNAGFGTYGKFRDLPLERELEMIRLNVSSLVALTHHYLGPMLERKRGVILNVASTAAFQPVPFLATYAATKAFVLHFTEAVAAECKGTGVSVSCLCPGTTDTNFFEVAGMQNRAHRGPMESPEQVVA; from the coding sequence ATGCCACCACAGAAAAGCTTCACCCTGATTACCGGGGCGAGCAGCGGCATCGGAGAATGTTTTGCCGGAGAATTGGCGAAGCGCAAACACAACCTGGTGCTGGTAGCACGGTCGGCCAGCAAGCTCCAGAAAATGAGTGAAGAGCTATCGCGGGCAGAGGGTATCGAATGCCGGCACCTGGCCGTGGATCTTTCCGTGGCGGGAGCCGACGAGCAGGTGGTCGCGTTCACGACCGGCGGCGGCCTCCAGGTGGACTGGCTGATCAACAACGCCGGCTTTGGCACCTATGGAAAGTTCCGTGACTTGCCGCTCGAGCGCGAACTCGAAATGATTCGACTGAACGTGAGCTCTTTGGTGGCGTTGACACACCATTATCTTGGCCCGATGCTCGAGCGGAAGCGCGGAGTGATTTTAAACGTGGCTTCGACGGCCGCCTTCCAGCCGGTGCCTTTCCTAGCGACCTACGCGGCCACGAAGGCCTTTGTTCTTCACTTCACGGAAGCTGTCGCCGCCGAATGCAAAGGGACAGGAGTCTCGGTCAGTTGCCTTTGTCCCGGTACGACCGATACGAATTTTTTTGAAGTAGCCGGAATGCAGAACCGAGCACACCGTGGCCCGATGGAATCTCCGGAACAGGTGGTGGCGA